A part of Myxococcus landrumus genomic DNA contains:
- a CDS encoding serine hydrolase domain-containing protein, with protein sequence MSHAPHSSTPPPRPRGHRTTLWATLLLAGNAFAEAPAVSNAALPIQRALEQGLRPSMLKMDEPLPGWSLKQRLEHYHVPGVAIAVLKDGKVIHAAGFGLREADSKDAVDADTLFSVGSVSKVVASAATLRHVASGKLDLDRDVNTYLTSWKVHAAPAFTRNALTLRMLMSHTSGLTVWGFEDYQPDEKLPTLVQTLDGVKPAKNEPVRIDFEPGTRMRYSGGAVTVEQLVLEDTQRKPLEALARAEVFQPIGMRRSTYVNPVPVKLGNIAKAHDKNGQRVALPRGYESFPEQAASGLWTSANDLGAFVGTLIASYQGKNPYLPRPLAVQMMTEVSPSHFGLGPRLAGDGPARVFHHGGSNDSYRAWIEGYLETGDGLVVLTNGTNGTQLATEIRNAISDALGRGNNPVLRTVTLPAAALADFTGTFRWDKSVPHELAGNLSAQFESDTLEFGTANGVVTAKEGNGPAFPLHALTPTRFVTPGDALIQLRIEFLRNAHGTVKAVRVDRGSGTLLFRREEAPASKP encoded by the coding sequence ATGAGCCACGCGCCCCACTCATCGACTCCTCCGCCGAGACCTCGCGGGCATCGCACCACCCTGTGGGCCACCCTGCTGCTCGCGGGCAATGCCTTCGCGGAGGCTCCCGCCGTCTCGAATGCGGCGCTCCCCATCCAGCGCGCGCTCGAGCAGGGCCTGCGCCCCTCCATGCTCAAGATGGACGAGCCGCTGCCGGGCTGGTCCCTGAAGCAACGCCTGGAGCACTACCACGTCCCCGGCGTCGCCATCGCCGTGCTCAAGGACGGCAAGGTCATCCACGCCGCGGGCTTCGGCCTGCGCGAAGCGGACTCGAAGGACGCCGTGGATGCGGACACGCTGTTCTCCGTCGGCTCCGTCAGCAAGGTCGTCGCCTCCGCCGCCACGCTGCGCCATGTCGCCTCCGGAAAGCTCGACCTGGACCGGGACGTCAACACCTACCTGACCTCGTGGAAGGTCCACGCCGCGCCCGCCTTCACCCGCAACGCGCTCACCTTGCGCATGCTGATGTCACACACCTCCGGCCTGACGGTGTGGGGCTTCGAGGACTATCAGCCAGACGAGAAGCTGCCGACCCTCGTGCAGACGCTCGACGGCGTGAAGCCCGCCAAGAACGAGCCCGTCCGCATCGACTTCGAGCCCGGCACGCGCATGCGCTACTCCGGCGGCGCGGTCACCGTGGAGCAGCTCGTGCTGGAGGACACCCAGCGCAAGCCGCTGGAGGCACTCGCTCGCGCGGAGGTGTTCCAGCCCATCGGCATGCGCCGCAGCACCTACGTCAATCCCGTGCCGGTGAAGCTGGGCAACATCGCCAAGGCCCATGACAAGAACGGCCAGCGTGTCGCCCTGCCCCGAGGCTACGAGAGCTTCCCCGAGCAGGCCGCCTCCGGCCTGTGGACCAGCGCCAATGACCTGGGCGCCTTCGTCGGGACGCTGATTGCCAGCTACCAGGGAAAGAATCCCTATCTGCCAAGGCCCCTCGCCGTGCAGATGATGACCGAGGTCTCCCCAAGCCACTTCGGCCTCGGCCCCCGCCTCGCGGGCGACGGTCCGGCCCGCGTCTTCCACCACGGGGGCTCCAATGACAGCTACCGCGCCTGGATTGAAGGCTACCTGGAGACCGGCGACGGCCTCGTCGTCCTCACCAATGGAACCAACGGCACGCAGCTGGCGACGGAGATTCGCAACGCCATCTCGGATGCGCTCGGGCGCGGCAACAACCCCGTGCTGCGCACCGTGACGCTGCCCGCCGCCGCGCTGGCGGACTTCACCGGCACCTTCCGCTGGGACAAGAGCGTGCCGCACGAGCTGGCGGGCAACCTCAGCGCTCAATTCGAGTCAGACACCCTCGAGTTCGGCACCGCCAACGGCGTGGTGACCGCGAAGGAGGGCAACGGTCCGGCCTTCCCGCTCCACGCGCTGACTCCGACTCGCTTCGTCACCCCGGGCGACGCCCTCATCCAGCTTCGCATCGAGTTCCTGCGCAACGCCCACGGCACGGTGAAGGCCGTGCGCGTGGACCGGGGCAGCGGAACCCTGCTCTTCCGCCGCGAGGAGGCGCCCGCGTCGAAGCCGTAG
- a CDS encoding phospholipid scramblase-related protein, translated as MGNRTDGRNGSELELNWGSREPRPQTDGPDAEPASSEAEAPAQVLAGKGPPGDPRYMSMELRFSLEAVLKSPLLHMRQFRETLETLIGWEGKNQYAISGAEGRNAVFVGETGDGWASGLLRNFWPFYRTRLECMTPTGTMALAVEIPWSLFFARAEVLAWDGRLLGTIEQRWTLVQRCLDIVSPTGVVLASVVGPFFKPWTFQVLRREEEVAVIRKRWSGLLQEAFTDADNFTVEFHPSCADARLRQLLLATALFVDLLYFDNRNGRSSGVSLSD; from the coding sequence ATGGGCAACAGGACAGACGGGAGGAATGGCTCGGAGCTGGAGTTGAACTGGGGCTCGCGGGAGCCTCGTCCCCAGACCGATGGGCCGGACGCGGAACCGGCTTCCTCGGAGGCCGAGGCTCCGGCGCAGGTGCTCGCCGGGAAAGGGCCTCCTGGAGACCCCCGCTACATGAGCATGGAGCTGCGCTTCTCGCTGGAGGCGGTGCTGAAGTCGCCCTTGCTGCACATGCGCCAGTTCCGCGAGACGTTGGAGACCCTCATCGGCTGGGAGGGGAAGAACCAATACGCCATCAGTGGCGCGGAGGGCCGGAACGCGGTGTTCGTGGGGGAGACGGGCGACGGCTGGGCGTCGGGGCTGCTGCGCAACTTCTGGCCCTTCTATCGCACGCGGCTGGAGTGCATGACGCCGACGGGCACGATGGCCCTGGCGGTGGAAATCCCCTGGTCGCTCTTCTTCGCTCGCGCGGAGGTGCTGGCGTGGGACGGCAGGCTGCTGGGCACCATCGAGCAGCGATGGACCCTGGTCCAGCGCTGCCTCGACATCGTGTCACCCACCGGGGTGGTGCTGGCCTCGGTGGTGGGGCCCTTCTTCAAGCCCTGGACCTTCCAGGTCCTCCGGCGCGAAGAGGAGGTGGCTGTCATCCGCAAGCGCTGGAGTGGGTTGCTCCAGGAGGCTTTCACCGACGCGGACAACTTCACCGTGGAGTTCCATCCCTCGTGCGCCGACGCCCGGTTGCGGCAGTTGCTGCTGGCCACCGCGCTGTTCGTCGACCTCCTGTACTTCGACAACCGCAATGGCCGGAGCTCCGGTGTGAGCCTCTCCGACTAG
- a CDS encoding NADP-dependent oxidoreductase, with amino-acid sequence MSQTPSVNRRIVLASLPNGAPTSRNFRLEEVPVPTAGEGQVLLRTVYLSLDPYMRNLMDEVGPGYAPPVKPGEPMVGGTVSRVVESRHPGFRPGEQVLSNAGWQDYAVSDGKDLVSLGGMARPSLALGGLGMPAFTAYVGLLDIGQPKAGETVVVAAATGAVGAVVGQLAKLRGARVVGIAGGQDKCRYAVEELGFDVCLDRRDGNLAERLAAACPNGIDVYFENVGGEVFDAVIPLLNNGARVPVCGFIAHYNAASLPPGPNRLPLLMAAVLQKRIRMEGFIILDHYATRFEAFRRDMGAWVDAGKVKLREDVVEGLENAPSAFIGLLEGRNFGKLVVRVGDE; translated from the coding sequence ATGTCACAGACCCCGTCCGTCAATCGCCGCATCGTCCTCGCGAGCCTTCCCAACGGTGCTCCGACCTCACGGAACTTCCGTCTCGAGGAGGTCCCCGTCCCGACGGCGGGCGAAGGACAGGTGCTGCTGCGCACGGTGTACCTCTCGCTCGACCCGTACATGCGCAACCTGATGGATGAGGTGGGGCCGGGCTATGCGCCGCCGGTGAAGCCGGGCGAGCCGATGGTGGGGGGGACGGTCAGCCGCGTCGTCGAGTCCAGGCACCCAGGCTTCCGTCCGGGTGAGCAGGTGTTGAGCAACGCGGGCTGGCAGGACTACGCGGTGTCGGACGGCAAGGACCTCGTCTCTCTCGGCGGGATGGCACGGCCTTCGTTGGCCTTGGGTGGGCTCGGGATGCCGGCGTTCACCGCCTACGTCGGGTTGCTCGACATCGGCCAGCCGAAGGCGGGGGAGACGGTGGTCGTGGCCGCTGCGACGGGGGCGGTCGGCGCGGTCGTCGGACAGCTCGCCAAGCTGCGGGGCGCGCGGGTGGTGGGTATCGCGGGTGGGCAGGACAAGTGCCGCTACGCCGTCGAGGAGCTGGGCTTCGATGTCTGCCTGGACCGGCGGGATGGGAACCTGGCCGAGCGACTGGCCGCCGCGTGCCCCAACGGCATCGACGTCTACTTCGAGAATGTCGGTGGCGAGGTGTTCGACGCGGTGATTCCGCTGCTCAACAACGGCGCGCGCGTGCCGGTGTGCGGATTCATCGCGCACTACAACGCCGCTTCGCTGCCGCCTGGTCCGAACCGGCTGCCGCTGCTGATGGCGGCGGTGCTCCAGAAGCGCATCCGCATGGAGGGCTTCATCATCCTGGACCACTACGCCACGCGCTTCGAGGCCTTCCGGCGCGACATGGGCGCCTGGGTCGACGCCGGGAAGGTCAAGCTGCGCGAGGACGTCGTCGAGGGCCTGGAGAACGCACCGTCGGCCTTCATCGGCCTGCTCGAGGGGCGCAACTTCGGCAAGCTCGTGGTGCGCGTCGGCGACGAGTGA
- a CDS encoding TetR/AcrR family transcriptional regulator: MSASGVDVRRHILEVAHPLLVRKGFSAVGLAEVLEAAQVPKGSFYHYFGSKESFGEALLEAYFTDCLARMDDLLSKRGTSAQRLVAYFRDWLESQTEADAQQRCLVVKLGAEVCDLSENMRAVLDRGTQRIVARIAVSIEAGKKDGSVKTSLDAQTAAVTLYQSWLGASLLAKITRDRAPLDTAMSSTRRMLGMTRTG; encoded by the coding sequence ATGAGTGCCTCTGGGGTTGATGTCCGTCGCCACATCCTGGAAGTGGCCCACCCGCTGCTGGTCCGAAAGGGCTTCTCCGCCGTCGGTCTGGCGGAGGTGCTCGAGGCCGCGCAGGTGCCCAAGGGCTCGTTCTACCATTACTTCGGCTCCAAGGAGTCCTTCGGCGAGGCGCTGCTGGAGGCCTACTTCACCGACTGCCTGGCGCGCATGGACGACCTGCTGTCGAAGCGGGGCACGTCCGCGCAGCGGCTCGTCGCCTACTTCCGAGACTGGCTCGAATCCCAGACAGAGGCCGACGCGCAGCAGCGCTGCCTCGTCGTGAAGCTGGGCGCCGAGGTCTGCGACCTGTCCGAGAACATGCGCGCGGTGCTGGACCGAGGCACCCAGCGCATCGTCGCGCGCATCGCGGTCAGCATCGAAGCGGGCAAGAAGGACGGCTCGGTGAAGACCTCGCTGGATGCGCAGACAGCCGCCGTCACCCTCTACCAAAGTTGGCTTGGCGCCAGCCTGCTCGCGAAAATCACCCGCGACCGCGCCCCCCTCGACACCGCCATGAGCAGCACGCGGCGGATGCTGGGAATGACCAGGACAGGTTGA
- a CDS encoding YciI family protein — protein sequence MKYLCLLHYDVAKFENLTPARLEAIVKECAPYDAALKASGQQVAVGSLQHGTSMILRARDGQPSTSEGSIASTVGAVLILEARDLNDAVRVASLHPAARTGEDLGWAVEVRPFEMFESPWRTP from the coding sequence ATGAAGTATCTCTGCCTGCTGCACTACGACGTCGCGAAGTTCGAGAACCTCACCCCCGCCCGGCTGGAGGCCATCGTCAAGGAGTGCGCGCCGTACGACGCGGCCCTCAAGGCCAGCGGGCAGCAGGTGGCCGTGGGCTCGCTCCAGCATGGCACCTCCATGATTCTGCGTGCGCGGGACGGCCAGCCCTCCACGTCCGAGGGCTCCATCGCCAGCACGGTGGGGGCGGTGCTCATCCTGGAAGCGCGCGACTTGAACGACGCGGTCCGGGTAGCGTCGCTGCATCCGGCGGCGCGCACCGGTGAGGACCTGGGATGGGCCGTGGAGGTCCGTCCGTTCGAGATGTTTGAATCTCCGTGGAGGACACCGTGA
- a CDS encoding YciI family protein, whose translation MKYLCLAYYNEAAFESLTPAELEALGKECQPLDEALRQTGKLGTVASLQHRSAVTVRPKGGRISVTDGPFVESKEQVGSFFLIEARDLEEAVQVASLHPAARLGEHLGWGLELRPVETFVP comes from the coding sequence GTGAAGTATCTCTGCCTAGCCTACTACAACGAGGCGGCCTTCGAGTCGCTGACGCCCGCCGAGTTGGAGGCGTTGGGCAAGGAGTGCCAACCGCTGGATGAGGCCCTGCGCCAGACGGGGAAGCTGGGCACGGTGGCCTCGTTGCAGCATCGCTCGGCCGTCACGGTGCGCCCCAAGGGCGGCCGGATTTCGGTGACGGATGGGCCGTTCGTCGAGTCGAAGGAGCAGGTCGGCTCCTTCTTCCTCATCGAGGCGCGAGACCTGGAGGAGGCGGTCCAGGTCGCGTCGCTGCACCCCGCGGCGCGGCTGGGCGAGCACCTGGGCTGGGGCCTTGAGCTCCGGCCTGTCGAGACGTTCGTTCCGTGA